In the Streptomyces sp. 3214.6 genome, CATCCCGGTGCCGGGGAACTTGCCTGCGTCCGCCACCAGGACCACCTGGGCGCTGGCGGCGATCATCGCCCTTTTGACGGGCACCTCGACCGCGGTGGTGTCCAGCACCTGACCGTCGGGCCGCACCCCGCTCGTGCCGAGGAACAGCCGGTCGGCGTGGACCTGGCGCAGGTTGTCCTCGGTGAGGAAGCCGACCAGCGAACGGTAGTCGCGCCGCACCACGCCGCCCAGCAGGATCAGCTGGACGTCCTTGTCGTCCTGGAGCTCCTCGTAGACGGCGAGGTTGCTGGTGATCACGGTCAGGGACCGGCCGTGGAGATGCCGGGCCACCCGGTGAGCGGTGGTGCCGATGTCGAGCAGCACGGTCTCGCCGTCCCTGACGAGGTTTGCGCACCACAGGGCCAGGGCGTCCTTCGCCTCGACCCGGACGCCGGCCACGTCGGCGAACGGGTCGTCCTCGCCCACGACGGGGGCGGCGCCGCCGTACACCCGCTTGAGCAGTCCCTCGTCCTCCAGTTGTGCGAGGTCGCGCCGGACCGTGGCCTGACTCGCCCCGACCTTCTCGGTCAGGGCGACCACCGAGGTGGGCCCGTCCGCACGCAGTGCGCGCAGGATCAGCTGATGTCTTCGGTCAGGGAGCATGCGGCAGACCATACTCGCGAACTCGCCAAACTCAAGCAAAGTCGCGCATGAATGTCTCGATACCTGCTTGACCCTTGTCAAACCCGCGCACCGGGTGCACTCTCTTGCGTAATTCGGAGCCAGGCCCGGACCCCACTCCGGTCGGCCGAAGCGGATGAACGGCGTATTCCGCCGTCACGACGCGTCGGCGCCGTCTGAGAGGACCAGGTCACACACCCCGGGTGGCTGAAGGGTTACCACCCACGCCGATGCTCTTCAGCCACCCGGCCTCCCCGCCGCGCCCCACCGCGGCCCAGCACTCACAAGCCGTGTCGGACATGCCCGACACGCCGTACCCGCCGCCGACCTCGCCCTACCCGCCGAACTCGCCGAAAACCAGGAGAAGACAGTGGACCTTTCCCGCAGACGATTCCTCCAGGCCGCCGTACTGACGGCCGCCGCGGCCGGTGCCACCGCAGCCTGCGGCGGCGGCTCCGGATCGAGCGGCAGCAAGGACAGCAAGAACCTGAGCCTCTGGTACTGGTCCGGCGGGCTGAGCGACAAGGTCGTCGCGGACGCCAAGAAGCACTTCTCCGACATCACCCTCAAGACCTCCGTGGTCGGCGGCGACTTCAAGACCAAGCTGCTCACCGGCCTCAGGGCCGCCCAGTCCGCCCCGGACATCACCGGCATCAAGGGCGAGGACATCGCCTCCTTCCTGCCCAACGCCGACCGCTTCGTCGACCTGAAGACCGTGGGCGCGGACAAGCTGATGCCGCAGTACCTGTCCTGGAAGCTGAAGCAGGCCACCACACAGGACGGCAAGCTGATCGGCTTCCCGATCGACATCGGCCCCTGCGCCACGTTCTACCGCGAGGACCTCTTCGCCGCGGCGGGGCTGCCCACCGACCCGGCGAAGGTCTCCGCCGAGCTGTCCACCTGGGACGACTACTTCAAGGCCGGCGTGGAACTGCACAAGGCCGTGCCGAAGACCTATCTGATCAACAACATCGGCTCCGTGTTCTCGATGATGATCGGCCAGGGCACCCAGCGCTTCATCGACGAGAACAACAAGTTCATCGGCGACCAGGACCACATCCGTACCGCCTGGACCACCGCCGTGAAGCCCTACACCCTCGGCATCGACGCCAAGATCAACGACAACACGTGGAACGCCGCGATCGGCAACGGCTCCCTGGGCACCGAGATCGGCGCCGCCTGGCACGCGCTGGACATCAGCAACGCCGCGCCCGGCACCAAGGGCAAGTGGCGGGTGGCGAGCCTGCCGGGCGGCCCGTCCAACCTCGGTGGGTCCTTCCTGGCCATCCCCGCGACCAGCGGCAACCCCGAGGAAGCCTTCAAGATCATCAGCTGGATCCTGGACCCGGAGAACCAGGCCCGCGGCTTCACCGACGCGGCCCTCTTCCCGACCGCCCCGGCCGCCTACAAGCTGCCGGCGCTGACCGGCGGTGACGCCTTCTTCGGCGGCCAGAAGACCATCGAGATCTTCGGCCCGGCTGCCGAGAAGATCCCCGCGGCCTACGAGGCCCCGGCGGACGCGGCGGTCTCCGCGCCCTTCTTCAGCGAGCTGACCGGCATCGAGGCCAAGGGCAAGGACCCCGACGAGGCCTGGAAGGACGCGGTCGGCCAGGCCAAGCAGATCGCCCAGCGGCAGGGAGTGAAGTGACATGTCGTCCAGCCCGGTAGCCGGCCCGGCTCCCACCGGACCGACCTCCGGATCCGACACCGGTCCCACCGAGCGGCCGGCCCCGGACCGTCTCCACGGTCCGGGCCGACGCGCCCCCCGGATCCGGCCGGTCTCCGCCGGGGCCCGGCGCGGGCCGGGGCGGCGGGTCGCCAGACACTGGCCGCAGTACCTGGCCATCTCGCCGTACTACCTGATCTTCTCGGTCTTCATGCTCTTCCCGGTGATCTACACCGTGTACCTGGCGTTCCAGAAGTGGGACGGCATCGGGGACATGCACTTCGTCGGGTTCCAGCAGTTCCGGTTCCTGTGGGACGATCCGATCTTCTGGCTGTCCATCCGCAACACCCTCGTCATCTGGGTGCTGTCGACCGTGCCGATGCTCTTCATGGCGCTGGTGCTCGCGGTGCTGGTGAACTCCACCAAACGCCTCACCGCGTTCTACCGGGTCGCCCTGTTCATCCCCAGCATCACCTCGCTGGTGGCCATCGCGATCTTCTTCGGCGCGATCTTCAGCAACAACTTCGGCCTGATCAACGCCATCCTGCGGGCCCTGCACGTGTCGGCCGTGCCCTGGCTGAGCAACGAGTGGACGATCAAGCTGGTGATCGCCGCGCTGATGACCTGGCAGTGGACCGGCTACAACGCGATCATCTATCTGGCCGGCCTCCAGGCGATCCCCTCGGAGCTCTACGAGGCCGCACGGATGGACGGCGCCGGACCGGTCCGGATCTTCTTCTCCATCACGATCCCGCTGCTGCGGCCCATCATCCTGTTCACCGTGGTGGTCTCCACCGTCACCGGACTGCAGAGCTTCACCGAACCCCAGGTGCTGTTCAACAGCGACGCCTCGACCAACCCCAACTCCGGTGGTCCGGGCCAGGCGGGCATGACCACCCTGCTGTACTTCTACCACCAGGCCTTCGACAACAACGACTTCGGCTACGGCGCCGCCATCGTCTGGGCCTTCTTCCTGCTGATCCTGCTCATCGTCCTCATCAACTGGCGCCTGGTGCAGCGTAAGGAGCGACGGTCGTGAACAGCCAGAACCGTAAACGCCTGCGGGGGCTCAGCGTCCACGCCGTCCTGATGACCGGCGTCGTCATCTCGGTGTTCCCGTTCTACTGGATCGTCGTCATGGCGACGAACACCTCGCAGGACATCTACAGTTACCCGCCGAAACTCTGGTTCGGCGACCACCTGCTGACCAACATCCAGCACCTGTTCGACAAGATGGACTTCTTCGGCTCCCTCTTCAACACGGTGATCGTCGCGGTCTGTACGACGGCGCTGGTGCTGTTCTTCGACTCGCTGGCCGCCTTCGCCTTCGCCAAGTACGACTTCCCCGGCAAGAAGTTCCTCTTCGGCGTGCTGCTGTCGATGTACATCCTGCCGACCCAGCTGGCGATCATCCCGCAGTACGAGATCATGGTGCAGCTGGGCTGGCTGGGCACGCTCAAGGCGCTCATCGTGCCCGCCGCCGCCAACGCCTTCGGCATCTTCTGGATGCGCCAGTACACCTCCACCAGCGTCCCCGACGAACTGCTGGACGCCGCCCGCATCGAGGGCGCCGGGTTCTTCCGGCTGTACTGGCACGTGGTACTGCCGTGCGTCCGCCCGGCCCTGGCGTTCCTCGGCATCTACACGTTCATCGCCGCCTGGAACGACTACATCCTGCCGTTGGTGATGCTGGTCAACCCCGACCGTCTCACCCTCCAGGTGGCGCTGGCCCAGTTGTACGCCGGCCACTCCACCGACTACAGCATGGTGATGGCCGGGGTGCTCCTGTCGGTCATCCCGCTGGTGCTGGTGTTCACGTTCTTCGCCCGGGGCTTCATCGCGGACGCCACGAAGGGCGCCCTGCGCTGACGACGGCGGAGTGGGAGGCCGAGACGGCGGCGGGGACGGGCCCGGTCGGGCGGCCCCCGGTGGACGGTGTGCCGTTCGGTCGGCCTGAGCGCGAGCCTCGCGTGGCTTTCCGCTCCGGAGTCCTAGCGTGGCGCCATGACGAGACAGCAGGACATGGGGCAGCGAGCAGCCGTGGTGCTCTGCGTGAGTGCGGCGCTGATGGGACCGGGAAGCCTGGCCGGCGCAGCCGCCGCGACGTCGGCGGCCGGGCCGTCCTCGCGGCCCGATGCGCTCGTTTACCTCGCCAACCTCCACTCCGACACGGTGTCGGTCGTCGACACCGGCACCGGCATGGTCGTGGACAGCGTTGCTGTCGGGGACGGACCGGACAGCGTGGCCGTCAGCCCGGACGGCTCCCGCGTCTACGTCACCAATTCCGCGTCGGACACCGTATCGGTGATCGACGCCCGTACCCGGACGGTCATCGCCGCCGTCGCCGTCGGTGACGAACCAAGCAGAGTGACCATCTCTCCTGACAACCAAAACGTCTACGTCGCCAACGTCGGGTCGGACAACGTGTCGGTGATCAGCACCCGCACCCGTGCCGTGACGGACACCATCGCGGTGGGCGATGCCCCGCTGGGCGTGACGGTGACACCCGACGGACGCACCCTGTACGTCGCCAATGCCGCGTCCGACACCGTCTCGGTGGTCCGGACCGCCACCGGATCGGTCACCGACTCCATCCCCGTCGGCAGCGGACCGACCGCCCTGGTACTCACCCCCGACGGCCGGCACCTGTACGTCTCCAATCTGACCTCGGACGACGTGTCGGTGGTCGACGTTCACGA is a window encoding:
- a CDS encoding DeoR/GlpR family DNA-binding transcription regulator; amino-acid sequence: MLEFGEFASMVCRMLPDRRHQLILRALRADGPTSVVALTEKVGASQATVRRDLAQLEDEGLLKRVYGGAAPVVGEDDPFADVAGVRVEAKDALALWCANLVRDGETVLLDIGTTAHRVARHLHGRSLTVITSNLAVYEELQDDKDVQLILLGGVVRRDYRSLVGFLTEDNLRQVHADRLFLGTSGVRPDGQVLDTTAVEVPVKRAMIAASAQVVLVADAGKFPGTGMARVCGPEELDVVVTNAPGDAKTCNRLREAGVEVVEV
- a CDS encoding extracellular solute-binding protein — encoded protein: MDLSRRRFLQAAVLTAAAAGATAACGGGSGSSGSKDSKNLSLWYWSGGLSDKVVADAKKHFSDITLKTSVVGGDFKTKLLTGLRAAQSAPDITGIKGEDIASFLPNADRFVDLKTVGADKLMPQYLSWKLKQATTQDGKLIGFPIDIGPCATFYREDLFAAAGLPTDPAKVSAELSTWDDYFKAGVELHKAVPKTYLINNIGSVFSMMIGQGTQRFIDENNKFIGDQDHIRTAWTTAVKPYTLGIDAKINDNTWNAAIGNGSLGTEIGAAWHALDISNAAPGTKGKWRVASLPGGPSNLGGSFLAIPATSGNPEEAFKIISWILDPENQARGFTDAALFPTAPAAYKLPALTGGDAFFGGQKTIEIFGPAAEKIPAAYEAPADAAVSAPFFSELTGIEAKGKDPDEAWKDAVGQAKQIAQRQGVK
- a CDS encoding carbohydrate ABC transporter permease, producing MSSSPVAGPAPTGPTSGSDTGPTERPAPDRLHGPGRRAPRIRPVSAGARRGPGRRVARHWPQYLAISPYYLIFSVFMLFPVIYTVYLAFQKWDGIGDMHFVGFQQFRFLWDDPIFWLSIRNTLVIWVLSTVPMLFMALVLAVLVNSTKRLTAFYRVALFIPSITSLVAIAIFFGAIFSNNFGLINAILRALHVSAVPWLSNEWTIKLVIAALMTWQWTGYNAIIYLAGLQAIPSELYEAARMDGAGPVRIFFSITIPLLRPIILFTVVVSTVTGLQSFTEPQVLFNSDASTNPNSGGPGQAGMTTLLYFYHQAFDNNDFGYGAAIVWAFFLLILLIVLINWRLVQRKERRS
- a CDS encoding carbohydrate ABC transporter permease — encoded protein: MTGVVISVFPFYWIVVMATNTSQDIYSYPPKLWFGDHLLTNIQHLFDKMDFFGSLFNTVIVAVCTTALVLFFDSLAAFAFAKYDFPGKKFLFGVLLSMYILPTQLAIIPQYEIMVQLGWLGTLKALIVPAAANAFGIFWMRQYTSTSVPDELLDAARIEGAGFFRLYWHVVLPCVRPALAFLGIYTFIAAWNDYILPLVMLVNPDRLTLQVALAQLYAGHSTDYSMVMAGVLLSVIPLVLVFTFFARGFIADATKGALR
- a CDS encoding YVTN family beta-propeller repeat protein — protein: MTRQQDMGQRAAVVLCVSAALMGPGSLAGAAAATSAAGPSSRPDALVYLANLHSDTVSVVDTGTGMVVDSVAVGDGPDSVAVSPDGSRVYVTNSASDTVSVIDARTRTVIAAVAVGDEPSRVTISPDNQNVYVANVGSDNVSVISTRTRAVTDTIAVGDAPLGVTVTPDGRTLYVANAASDTVSVVRTATGSVTDSIPVGSGPTALVLTPDGRHLYVSNLTSDDVSVVDVHDGVESDRIPVGDQPAGIGARPDGRQVYVANIGSDNVSVISTRGRAVTDTIAVGDGPNGLAVGPGGSRVYVSNFDSDTLSVIDTSTARTTNTVAVGDGPTGVAVAQAKRA